The Corallococcus silvisoli genome contains the following window.
CCTGCTCCAGCCCCGTCGTCGCCCCAGCGGGAGCGCCCACGAGCAGACACAGGAGAACGGGCAGGGCACGCAGCATCATCGAAGGAACACCGTCAGCAAGGCGGATGCCAGCCCCATCCTCCTACCTTGTTCCCGGGCCCGCCGGAAAGCGTCCTGGTTCCGGGGATCTGGCCGCGGCCGGGTGGGAAGGGGTAGGCAGGCGAGGCGGTGGAAAATCATGGGGCTGGGGCGGGGGTGACGGATTTCCGAGGCGACAGGGGGCCCTCAGCCCTCCTCGGGGCGCTCCCCCCGGGGCAGGAAGCCGTACTTCTCCAGCTTGTAGTACAGCGCGGAGGTCTTGATGCCCAGGAGCCGGGCCGTCTCCGTCTTCACGCCGCCCGCCTTCTCGTAGGCGCGGGCGATGAGCTGGCGCTCCAGGTCCTCCAGGATTTCAGGCAGGGGACGGTCCCCCTGGGGCACCGGCAGCCCCGCGTCCATGCGGGGCGTCTGGCCGGACAGGTGCGGAGGGAGGTCCGCGGGGGTGAGCGTCTCGCCCTCGGCGAAGACGAGCGCCTGCTCCATCACGTTCTCCAGCTCGCGCACGTTGCCGGGCCACGCGTGGCGGGTGAGCGCGTGCAGGGTGGCGTCGTCGATGCCGGTGACGCGCCGGTTGACCCGGGGCGCGTGCTTGGCGACGAAGTGGCGCGCGAGCGCGGGCAGGTCCTCGGGCCGCTCGCGCAGGGGCGGCAGGGTGAGCGGGACGATGTGCAGCCGGTAGTACAGGTCCTCGCGGAAGCGGCCCGCCTTCACCTCCGCCTGGAGGTCGCGGTGGGTGGCGCTCACCACGCGCACGTCCACCTTGAGCGTCTCCTCGCCGCCCACGCGCTGCAGCTCCTTCTCCTGGAGCACGCGCAGGAGCTTCGTCTGCACGGAGGCGGGAATCTCTCCAATCTCATCCAGGAAGAGGGTGCCGCCGTCGGCCAGCTCGAAGCGGCCCAGCTTGCGCTTCACGGCGCCGGTGAAGGAGCCGCGCTCGTGGCCGAACAGCTCGCTCTCCAGCAGCGTCTCCGCCAGGGCCGCGCAGTGCACGACGACGAAGGGGCCGTCCTTGCGCGGGGAGCGCTGGTGGAGCATCCGGGCGACCAGCTCCTTGCCGGTGCCGCTCTCGCCGCGCACGAGCACGGTGGCGTCGCTCGCCGCCACCTTGCGCACCTGCGCGAGCAGCTTCTGCATGGGCTCGCTGTCGCCCACGAGGTCGCGGTGGATGAGGGCGGCGTCGGCGTCGTGCGCGTCGGTGCGGGCGGTGAGGCGCTCCACCTGGCGGCGCGTGGCGGACAGCTCCAGACCCTTGTCCACCTTGGCGCGCAGCACCTCCGGGGGGAACGGCTTGGTGATGAAGTCGTACGCGCCTTCCTGCATGGCCTGCACGGCCGTCTCGATGGTGCCGAAGGCCGTCACCACCATCACCACCGCGCCCGCGTCCGCCTGCTTGAGGGCGCGGGTGACGGCGATGCCGTCCATGCCGTCCATCTTCAGGTCGGTGACGACCAGGTCGAAGGGGCTCTTCTTGTACGCGGCGAGCCCGTCCGCCCCGCTCCTCACCGCGGCCACCGTGTGGCCAGAGCGGGTGAGGGTGACGGTCATGCCCTCGCGGAGGGTGTCGTGGTCGTCGATGACGAGGATTCGGGCCATGCGCCTGCTCGAAAGAAGGGGGTGGGGCGTCGCCGGTGCGCTCCGGCAGGAGGGCACACCTGGGGCGGCACCCTACACCGGACCGGCGGGGGCGCACGTCCGGCCCCGTGAAAGGGCTGGTGTCCCGGGCGGGCCGGTGGCTATCCAGGCGCATGCCCCATGCTCCTGCTTCCCTCGTCGAACTGCTCGCGCGCCACGTCCCCCAGGACGACAAGGAGCGCGAGGACCTGGCGCGCATGCGCCACTTCGCCACGTCGCTGGGGGAGCCCTTCTCCCGCGCCCAGCCCGGGGCGCACTTCACCGGCAGCGCGGTGGTGGTGGACGCGTCCGGCCAGCGGGTGGCGATGCTGCACCACGCGAAGCTCAAGCGCTGGTTGCAGCCGGGCGGACACGCGGAAGGCGTCGACGGCGGCGACATGGAGGCCACCGCGCTGCGCGAGGCCCGCGAGGAGACCGGCTGCCGCGTGCACCCGCACCCCACCGCCCCGCGCCCGCTGGACGTGGACGTGCACACGATTCCCGCGCGCAAGGACGAGCCCGAGCACCACCACCTGGACGTGCGCTACCTCGTGGTGGCGGAGGACCCCGACGCGCTCGCGCATGACCCCGCGGAGTCGTTCGGCATCCAGTGGCTGGGCTGGGACGAAGCGCTGGCCCGCGCGGACGAAGCGCCGCTGCGCCGCATGCTGCTCAAGGCGCGCGGGGTCCTCCAGAAGGGGGCCTGAGCCGCTCCCGTTGGATGGTGGGCCAATGCGGCCCGCACCTGTCCCGGGGGATACTTTCTGGAGGGCAGGAGCGCTTTGGATTTGGAACAGATCCCCGTTTCGAATCACGTTTTTTCGCGGAAGCCCTGGATGAAACACAGACACCCGTTCACCTTGACGATGCTTGGGGTGGAGGGGGGCGGCCATGAGGGCCAGTCAGCCACCTGGAAGCAGGAGCGCGTGCTGTGTCGTCTTTGGGCGAGGGTTCCCAGGTCTCCGTCTCTCAAACCGGTTCCACATCTCCCCTGAAAGAGGAGGACGCAGCCCGGCGCTATCAGCTCGCGCCGCTGCGCCTCACGCCCCATCCGCCGTGGATGGAGCGGATGCTGGAGGCGCTGCGGCCCGCCTGGGAGGCGGCGTGCACGCCGGAGCTGTTCCGGGACACCGCGGAGGGGCGGCACCCGCCGCTGCGCGCCTGGCAGCACTTCCTGGTGCGGTGCTTCCCCATCGTGGAGCGGTTCCCCAAGTACATGGGGCTGTCGCTGGCGAAGACGACCTACGGCGTGCGTCCGGGCGACGCGAGCATCCGCCGCTGGCTGTTGCAGAACCTGAGCGTGGAGGCCCGCCACGCCGAATGGTGGATTGACTGGATGCAGGCGGCGGGCGTGGACGCCGACAAGGCCTTCCAGGCGCCGCTGACGCCCGAGGTCCAGGCGCTGCACCGGCACCTGCTGGAGGCGTGCCGGAACGGCACCCTGGCGGAGGGCATCGCCGCCGCGAACTGGGCCATCGAGGGCGTGACGGGGGTCTGGACGCGCGCGGTGGTGGAGCCCTTCGCCGCGTATGCGCGGGACGGCGTGCGCATGGATTCGCACACGCTGCGCTGGCTGCGCGCGCATGCCCGGTATGACGACGCGCATCCCGACGAGGCGCTGGAGATCCTCAAGCTGACCGTGGACGAGAACACCGGGGAGCCCGCGCTGGTGCTCAGCGCGGCCCGGCGCTCGCTGGAGCTGCTGGAGCGCGTGTTCGCGTCCTGCGGCGAGGTGTGAGCCGGCCCGTGGGCGGGAGTCCCACGGGCCGGTGATGACTTGAAGTCGCGAGACAAGTCCGGCCCGCCGTTCGTCGGGCCGGAGGGGGCGTGCGCAGATGAATGAAGCCGAAGGCGTCCGAGACCTGGCATGGCGCGGGATGTGGCTGTTCCTCCGGTGGGTCCTGCCGCCCTCCATCCTCTGCGCGTACCTCATCGCGATGACGATGGGGCTGTCGAGCCAGGAAGGCGTGCGCGTCACCGCCACCGTCCTGCCGTTCATCGTGCTCGTGTTCGGGCTGCTCCACCCCTACGTGACGCTGCGCTGGCTCGCGGGCTGGGCGCTGCGGCGCCGTGAGAAGGATGTCCCCGGGGACCGGCTGCGGCGCATCCTGGAGCTGCCCTGGCGCTCCATGGTGTTCACCACCTCCGCGGCGTGGACGCTCGGGGGCTTCTTCTTCAGCCTCCCGGTGTGCGTGTGGTTCGGCAAGGACTGGTTCCGGCTGGGGCTGGGCACGCTCATCGCCTTCTGCTTCGGCGTGGTGGTGGCGTTCCCGTTCGGCCTGGGCCTGGAGCGCCTGACGCTGCCCTGGGCGCTGCGGGAGCAGGGCCTGAATCCGGAGGTGGCCCCCGCGGGCTCGGGGCTCTTCTGGCCCCGGCAGGTGTGGTTCCTGCCGCTCACCTTCCTGTCCACCATCTTCGCCACGTTGATGCTGAGCGCGTGCGTGGTGGTGGTGAAGCTGTTGGGGGTGCGCGCCCAGCTGAAGGAAGTGCTGCTGGCGGACGGCGCGGTGCTCTCCGCCTCCCGGCTGGATGACGTGGGCGGTTCGCTGTTCGCGGAGCTGGGCTTCGCGCTGCCGTGGGTGTGTGCCCTGGTGTTCATCCTGCCGGCCTTCACCACGTGGATGCTCGCGCGG
Protein-coding sequences here:
- a CDS encoding sigma-54-dependent transcriptional regulator gives rise to the protein MARILVIDDHDTLREGMTVTLTRSGHTVAAVRSGADGLAAYKKSPFDLVVTDLKMDGMDGIAVTRALKQADAGAVVMVVTAFGTIETAVQAMQEGAYDFITKPFPPEVLRAKVDKGLELSATRRQVERLTARTDAHDADAALIHRDLVGDSEPMQKLLAQVRKVAASDATVLVRGESGTGKELVARMLHQRSPRKDGPFVVVHCAALAETLLESELFGHERGSFTGAVKRKLGRFELADGGTLFLDEIGEIPASVQTKLLRVLQEKELQRVGGEETLKVDVRVVSATHRDLQAEVKAGRFREDLYYRLHIVPLTLPPLRERPEDLPALARHFVAKHAPRVNRRVTGIDDATLHALTRHAWPGNVRELENVMEQALVFAEGETLTPADLPPHLSGQTPRMDAGLPVPQGDRPLPEILEDLERQLIARAYEKAGGVKTETARLLGIKTSALYYKLEKYGFLPRGERPEEG
- a CDS encoding NUDIX hydrolase, which codes for MPHAPASLVELLARHVPQDDKEREDLARMRHFATSLGEPFSRAQPGAHFTGSAVVVDASGQRVAMLHHAKLKRWLQPGGHAEGVDGGDMEATALREAREETGCRVHPHPTAPRPLDVDVHTIPARKDEPEHHHLDVRYLVVAEDPDALAHDPAESFGIQWLGWDEALARADEAPLRRMLLKARGVLQKGA
- a CDS encoding TenA family transcriptional regulator: MSSLGEGSQVSVSQTGSTSPLKEEDAARRYQLAPLRLTPHPPWMERMLEALRPAWEAACTPELFRDTAEGRHPPLRAWQHFLVRCFPIVERFPKYMGLSLAKTTYGVRPGDASIRRWLLQNLSVEARHAEWWIDWMQAAGVDADKAFQAPLTPEVQALHRHLLEACRNGTLAEGIAAANWAIEGVTGVWTRAVVEPFAAYARDGVRMDSHTLRWLRAHARYDDAHPDEALEILKLTVDENTGEPALVLSAARRSLELLERVFASCGEV